One segment of Luteitalea sp. DNA contains the following:
- a CDS encoding MMPL family transporter → MKTLAAICIRRPIFAAMLILGLVVVGSASYLGLGVDRFPAVDLPTVMVRTLLPGASPEETEVLVSQPIEEAVNTVEGIDELRSISGPGTSLVITTFNLERDIEAAAQDVRDRVSGVLADLPVDTRPPVVMKRDNDTSPVLEIAVSANRPLRELTEIADKVVKPQVERSSGVGDVEIIGGMERAINIWVDADRLAAYQMPISTVREALTRQNADLPGGNVTGRAREHTLRTMGRMEDPRRFDDLVIVTRNGAPIRVRDIGWSEDGTKEQRSLSRLNGVPTVTLRVQRQSGANTVAVIEAAKASLARVEAQLPADVALEIIRDQSRYIYAALHEINIHLVLGSILACLVVFTFMRNWRATLIAGVAIPASVISTFGMMAALGFTLNSVTMLALVLMVGIVIDDAIVVLENIFRFVEEKQMRPFEAAAAATAEIALPVMATTLSLVVIFVPVSFMSSISGRFLFQFGITAAVAILVSLLVSFTLTPMMSARLLHVDDPAGDDEDAKSGVESGAAASPRPPHAGRSGHGLHGGGAPTSRGGFYRHIDRVYTALLAWSLQHRLVMTAVAATVALSAVPLYWLVPQEYVPSGVDEAEFEVRVTAPEGASVGAMNEVMQALEQDIRALPAVRLVLGTVGGGFLSGVNQGELYVHLAPHEERIFTWSRLIEGFVTLDPMEAFRDNYAQDRIMQMARARLGHYRDLRGQVRNIPSFNFGGGPSEVDVALQGPELEVLAKYADELRLRAPELGIVDADTTLKLDKPELQVQIDRSRAADLGVDTEDIAYALRLMVGGDDRVTRFRDEGINDNYDVQLRLTDGDRNDPATIARLLVPRQGGGLVRLDNLVRIVATEAPSRIDRQDRQRQANLRANVAPGFAQGDRLEALLEAAEQLDMPQGYTAVVAGRGRELERTFREFLWAFMLSVIFMYMILAAQFESLVHPLTILLSLPVAVPFALFSLWLMGQTLNLYSALGLLVLFGVVKKNAILQIDHMNNLRGKGLDRLSAIMEANRDRLRPILMTTLALVGGMLPLALGTGPGAEERRSIAVVVIGGQSLALLLTLLLTPVVYSLFDDLASHPAWRRLLARRRRKPTTPKAAAA, encoded by the coding sequence ATGAAGACGCTCGCCGCCATCTGCATCCGCCGCCCCATCTTCGCGGCCATGCTCATTCTGGGCCTGGTCGTGGTCGGCAGCGCGAGCTACCTCGGGCTCGGCGTGGACCGCTTCCCCGCCGTCGATCTCCCGACGGTCATGGTTCGCACGCTGCTCCCCGGTGCCTCCCCCGAGGAGACCGAAGTCCTCGTGTCGCAGCCGATCGAGGAGGCAGTCAACACGGTCGAGGGCATCGACGAGCTCCGATCCATCTCCGGGCCAGGCACGTCGCTGGTCATTACCACCTTCAATCTGGAGCGCGACATCGAAGCCGCGGCGCAGGACGTCCGCGACCGCGTGTCGGGGGTCCTGGCGGACCTCCCCGTCGATACGCGGCCGCCGGTCGTCATGAAGCGGGACAACGACACGTCGCCCGTCCTGGAGATCGCAGTCTCTGCGAACCGGCCGCTCCGTGAGCTGACCGAGATCGCGGACAAGGTCGTCAAGCCGCAGGTCGAGCGATCGAGCGGCGTCGGCGACGTGGAGATCATCGGCGGCATGGAGCGCGCGATCAACATCTGGGTCGACGCCGATCGCTTGGCCGCGTATCAGATGCCCATCTCCACGGTGCGCGAAGCCCTGACGCGGCAGAACGCCGATCTGCCGGGAGGGAACGTCACCGGGCGCGCGCGCGAGCACACGCTGCGGACCATGGGTCGCATGGAAGACCCTCGGCGGTTCGATGACCTGGTGATCGTCACGCGGAACGGCGCGCCGATTCGCGTACGGGACATCGGCTGGTCCGAGGACGGCACGAAGGAGCAGCGATCGCTCTCGCGTCTCAACGGCGTGCCCACCGTGACCTTGCGCGTCCAGCGGCAGTCCGGCGCGAACACCGTTGCCGTCATCGAAGCCGCCAAAGCGAGCCTCGCGCGGGTCGAGGCGCAGTTGCCGGCCGACGTCGCGCTGGAGATCATCCGCGACCAGTCGCGCTACATCTACGCGGCGCTCCACGAGATCAACATTCACCTCGTGCTCGGCAGCATCCTGGCCTGCTTGGTGGTGTTCACGTTCATGCGCAACTGGCGGGCGACGCTCATCGCCGGCGTCGCCATTCCGGCGTCGGTGATCTCGACGTTCGGCATGATGGCCGCCCTCGGCTTCACGCTCAACAGCGTCACGATGCTGGCGCTCGTGCTCATGGTCGGGATCGTCATCGACGATGCCATCGTCGTGCTCGAGAACATCTTCCGGTTCGTGGAAGAAAAGCAGATGCGGCCCTTCGAGGCGGCAGCGGCGGCAACGGCGGAGATCGCCCTGCCGGTGATGGCCACGACGCTGAGCCTGGTGGTGATCTTCGTGCCGGTCTCGTTCATGTCGAGCATCTCCGGACGCTTCCTGTTCCAGTTTGGTATCACCGCCGCGGTGGCAATCCTGGTGAGCCTGCTGGTGTCGTTCACCTTGACGCCGATGATGAGCGCGCGGCTGCTGCACGTCGACGATCCCGCCGGCGACGACGAAGATGCCAAGTCCGGCGTCGAATCCGGTGCTGCCGCCAGCCCACGCCCGCCGCATGCGGGGCGGTCCGGTCATGGACTGCACGGTGGTGGGGCGCCGACCTCCCGTGGCGGCTTCTACCGCCACATCGATCGCGTGTACACGGCGCTCTTGGCCTGGTCCCTGCAGCACCGCCTCGTCATGACTGCGGTCGCGGCGACGGTTGCCCTGTCGGCCGTCCCGCTCTACTGGCTCGTCCCGCAGGAGTACGTGCCAAGCGGCGTGGACGAAGCCGAGTTCGAGGTCCGCGTGACGGCGCCCGAAGGCGCCAGCGTCGGCGCCATGAACGAGGTGATGCAGGCCTTGGAGCAGGACATCCGCGCGCTGCCCGCCGTGCGGCTCGTGCTCGGCACGGTGGGCGGCGGGTTCTTGTCCGGTGTCAACCAAGGTGAGCTGTACGTGCATCTGGCGCCGCACGAGGAACGGATCTTCACGTGGTCTCGCCTCATCGAGGGATTCGTCACATTGGATCCCATGGAGGCGTTCCGGGATAACTATGCACAGGACCGGATCATGCAGATGGCTCGCGCGCGCCTGGGTCACTACCGGGATCTGCGCGGCCAGGTTCGCAACATTCCCTCCTTCAACTTTGGCGGCGGCCCGTCCGAGGTGGACGTCGCGCTGCAAGGCCCGGAGCTCGAAGTACTCGCAAAGTACGCCGATGAGCTGCGCCTGCGTGCGCCCGAGCTGGGCATCGTCGACGCCGACACAACATTGAAGCTGGACAAGCCGGAGCTACAGGTGCAGATCGATCGCTCGCGCGCCGCCGATCTGGGCGTCGACACGGAGGACATCGCGTACGCGCTCCGGCTGATGGTGGGCGGTGACGATCGGGTGACGCGGTTCAGGGACGAGGGGATCAACGACAACTACGACGTTCAGCTCAGGTTGACCGACGGCGACCGCAACGACCCCGCGACGATCGCGCGGCTCCTCGTCCCGCGCCAGGGCGGCGGGCTGGTCCGCCTCGACAATCTCGTGCGGATCGTCGCCACAGAGGCACCGTCACGCATCGACCGCCAGGATCGCCAGCGGCAGGCCAACCTGCGGGCCAACGTGGCACCAGGCTTTGCACAAGGCGATCGACTGGAGGCGCTCTTGGAGGCGGCGGAGCAGCTCGACATGCCGCAGGGCTACACGGCGGTCGTCGCAGGACGCGGTCGCGAGCTCGAGCGCACGTTCCGCGAGTTCCTGTGGGCCTTCATGCTGTCGGTGATCTTCATGTACATGATCCTGGCGGCGCAGTTCGAGAGCCTCGTGCATCCGCTGACGATCTTGCTGTCGCTGCCGGTAGCAGTGCCGTTCGCCCTCTTCTCGCTGTGGCTCATGGGCCAGACCCTGAACCTCTACTCGGCCCTCGGGTTGCTGGTGCTGTTCGGCGTGGTCAAGAAGAACGCGATTCTGCAGATCGACCACATGAACAACTTGCGCGGCAAGGGCCTCGATCGGCTGTCGGCCATCATGGAGGCCAATCGCGATCGGCTGCGGCCAATCCTGATGACGACGCTGGCGCTGGTGGGCGGCATGCTGCCGCTGGCGCTGGGCACCGGTCCGGGCGCCGAAGAACGGCGCAGCATCGCAGTGGTCGTCATCGGTGGTCAATCGCTCGCGCTCCTCCTCACGCTGCTGCTCACGCCAGTCGTGTATTCCCTCTTCGACGACCTTGCCAGCCATCCCGCGTGGCGGCGGCTGCTCGCCCGGCGGCGGCGCAAGCCGACCACACCAAAGGCTGCGGCCGCGTAG
- a CDS encoding efflux RND transporter periplasmic adaptor subunit, which translates to MSADVVSEQWLPRRRDHRSALAGCLSLILVLGGCSGSASEVPRGERAVHEPRQVRVVPASEARLVRSIAVTGTLAAEEQVTLSMKVTGRLDELFVDLGSSVRRGQVIARLAPTDFTLRVSQAEAALQQGRARLGLPPEGDDDRIDAEQTSIVREAQAVLEEATLTNDRAQTFFEENIGSRADLDKAVAAFRVAESRYQDALEEIRNRQAILQQRRSELELARQALVDASLTAPFDGMVRERHVTVGEYLAAGAPVATIVRMDPLRLRLAVPERAAPAIRRGQAVHVTVTGDETIYDGRISRVSPAIDEASRTLMVEAAVPNAQGRLRPGSFANVDIVLEHEDTAVVVPASALVTFAGVDKILVVQEGKSVEKHVSIGQREDHRLEIVSGLAAGEQVIVDPGNLVAGERVRVAGTAAVAAP; encoded by the coding sequence ATGTCTGCGGATGTCGTTTCAGAACAGTGGCTCCCCCGCCGCCGTGACCATCGGTCAGCGCTGGCGGGCTGTCTGAGCCTCATCCTCGTCCTCGGCGGCTGCTCGGGATCGGCGTCCGAGGTGCCGCGCGGCGAGCGCGCCGTCCACGAGCCGCGGCAGGTGCGCGTGGTCCCTGCATCCGAGGCACGTCTCGTCCGCTCGATTGCCGTCACAGGGACGCTCGCGGCCGAAGAGCAGGTGACGCTGAGCATGAAGGTGACCGGGCGCCTCGATGAGCTGTTCGTCGATCTCGGCAGCAGCGTGCGGCGCGGGCAGGTGATCGCCCGCCTCGCGCCGACGGACTTCACGCTTCGGGTCTCTCAAGCGGAGGCGGCGTTGCAGCAAGGCCGCGCTCGGCTCGGCCTGCCGCCAGAGGGTGACGACGATCGTATCGACGCCGAGCAGACGTCGATCGTACGCGAGGCGCAGGCGGTGCTCGAGGAAGCGACGCTGACCAACGACCGCGCGCAAACCTTCTTCGAGGAGAACATCGGCAGCCGGGCCGACCTCGACAAGGCGGTGGCCGCCTTCCGTGTGGCGGAGAGCCGCTATCAGGACGCGCTCGAGGAGATTCGCAACCGTCAGGCGATCCTCCAACAGCGGCGGAGCGAGCTCGAGCTGGCCCGTCAGGCGCTCGTCGACGCCTCACTGACCGCGCCATTCGACGGCATGGTGCGCGAGCGCCATGTCACGGTTGGCGAATATCTCGCGGCCGGTGCCCCCGTCGCCACGATCGTTCGCATGGATCCGCTGCGCTTGCGTCTCGCGGTTCCGGAGCGAGCTGCGCCGGCGATTCGTCGCGGGCAAGCCGTTCACGTCACGGTCACCGGAGACGAGACCATCTACGACGGCCGCATCAGTCGTGTGAGTCCCGCGATCGATGAAGCCAGCCGCACGCTGATGGTGGAAGCGGCCGTGCCGAACGCGCAGGGCCGGCTTCGTCCGGGCTCGTTCGCCAACGTCGATATCGTGCTCGAGCACGAGGATACGGCCGTTGTCGTTCCCGCTTCCGCGCTCGTGACCTTTGCCGGGGTCGACAAGATCCTGGTCGTGCAAGAGGGGAAGAGCGTCGAGAAACACGTGAGCATCGGCCAGCGGGAGGACCATCGCCTCGAGATCGTGAGTGGCCTTGCCGCCGGCGAGCAAGTGATTGTCGATCCGGGCAACCTCGTCGCCGGCGAGCGCGTGCGCGTCGCCGGCACCGCCGCCGTCGCGGCGCCATAG
- a CDS encoding response regulator, with amino-acid sequence MSRILVVEDEPHIAEGIRFNLEAEGHDVDVVGDGSDALAVLFAEDGRHDLVVLDVMLPGRDGFEIASELRRASRFVPVLMLTARGRPEDVLKGFESGADDYLPKPFELEILLARVRGLLRRARWLRESLSAEPPARVEEPRAPEEEPATLTFAGKTLDLHALELRVGDRAFHLTVMECDLLRYLLKNAGKAVSRRAILEDVWGLHEDTDTRAIDNFIVRLRRYLEKNPSEPRHVITVRGVGYKFIVEP; translated from the coding sequence ATGAGCCGCATCCTAGTCGTCGAAGATGAGCCCCACATCGCGGAGGGCATCCGCTTCAACCTCGAAGCCGAGGGCCACGACGTGGACGTGGTGGGAGACGGGAGCGATGCGCTGGCGGTGCTGTTCGCCGAAGACGGCCGACACGATCTCGTCGTGCTCGACGTCATGCTACCCGGCCGCGACGGCTTCGAGATCGCCTCGGAGCTGCGACGCGCGAGCCGGTTCGTCCCCGTCCTGATGCTCACCGCACGCGGCCGACCGGAAGATGTGCTCAAGGGCTTCGAGTCGGGCGCGGACGACTATCTTCCCAAGCCGTTCGAGCTCGAGATCCTCCTGGCGCGTGTCCGTGGCTTGCTGCGTCGCGCGCGGTGGCTGCGCGAAAGCCTCAGCGCTGAGCCGCCGGCAAGGGTGGAAGAGCCACGAGCGCCAGAGGAAGAGCCCGCGACCTTGACCTTCGCCGGTAAGACGCTCGACCTGCACGCGCTCGAGCTGCGTGTCGGCGATCGCGCGTTCCACCTCACCGTGATGGAGTGCGACCTGCTTCGCTACCTCTTGAAGAACGCCGGCAAGGCCGTGTCGCGGCGCGCAATCCTCGAGGACGTGTGGGGCCTGCACGAGGATACCGACACGCGCGCGATCGACAACTTCATCGTCCGATTGCGCCGATATCTCGAGAAGAATCCGTCCGAGCCGCGACATGTGATCACGGTGCGAGGCGTCGGCTACAAGTTCATCGTGGAGCCCTAG
- a CDS encoding sensor histidine kinase: MPRRQVATVVFIALAVVLIAAAVTLNIGWIIVNGRRVLPLVLGVLSFALIIAGIIVYTVFLVREMRRNEQHDAFINAVTHELKTPIASIRLYLDTLGAREVSEAQRREFYRIMVADTERLQHTVEQVLKAGVAGQRPRLLHRAPVDMAALVVDTIETARLRHHLPADAISRLRSVADADLLVDGDVDDLRSALSNLLDNAVKYSHGQVKVTVELFAPAVDALWIRVRDRGIGIPRSQLKRIFRRFHRIPMRGFKVKGTGLGLYLVRSIATQHGGRVFAQSEGEGRGATFTLQLPRLRARAAESPAESIATSGRV; encoded by the coding sequence GTGCCCCGCCGCCAAGTCGCGACCGTCGTCTTCATCGCGCTCGCGGTCGTCCTCATCGCAGCGGCCGTCACGCTCAACATCGGCTGGATCATTGTCAATGGGCGGCGTGTCCTGCCGCTCGTTCTCGGCGTCCTCTCGTTTGCCCTCATCATCGCCGGCATCATTGTCTACACGGTCTTCCTCGTCCGCGAGATGCGACGAAACGAGCAGCACGACGCGTTCATCAACGCCGTCACCCACGAGCTGAAGACGCCCATCGCGTCGATTCGGCTGTATCTCGACACCCTGGGTGCGCGCGAGGTGAGCGAGGCGCAGCGCCGCGAGTTCTACCGCATCATGGTGGCCGACACCGAGCGGCTGCAGCACACGGTCGAGCAGGTGCTCAAAGCCGGCGTGGCCGGGCAGCGACCGCGGCTGCTGCATCGCGCACCGGTGGACATGGCAGCGTTGGTGGTGGACACCATCGAAACGGCTCGGCTGCGACATCACCTCCCAGCAGATGCGATCTCGCGGCTGCGAAGCGTCGCTGACGCCGACCTGCTGGTCGACGGTGACGTCGACGACCTGCGCTCGGCGCTGTCGAACTTGCTCGACAACGCCGTGAAGTACTCGCACGGCCAGGTGAAGGTGACCGTCGAGCTCTTCGCGCCAGCCGTCGATGCGCTCTGGATTCGTGTGCGGGATCGAGGCATCGGCATTCCGCGCAGTCAATTGAAGCGTATCTTCCGCCGCTTCCACCGGATCCCCATGCGTGGCTTCAAGGTCAAGGGCACCGGGCTCGGTCTCTACCTCGTTCGATCGATCGCAACGCAGCACGGAGGCCGTGTCTTCGCGCAGAGCGAGGGGGAGGGCCGCGGCGCCACCTTCACGCTGCAGCTGCCGCGGCTGCGGGCTCGCGCCGCAGAATCTCCTGCCGAGTCGATCGCCACCAGTGGACGTGTCTAG
- a CDS encoding acyl-CoA desaturase: MLDVRTLYGRKNSDGITWTTVIAMTAFHIGAVAAFFFVDTGAILAAAFLWWMSGMLGIGMGYHRLLTHRGYKTPKWVEHFLTLCGTLALEGGPIFWVATHRIHHQYSDKEGDPHSPREGTYWAHMGWIFSGQAMHHDTKILSRYTPDLSKDPVHLWLTKWHWVPQVVVGLALLAYGGWTYVLWGVFFRVVLGLHATWLVNSATHKWGSRRFKTRDDSTNNWWVALLTFGEGWHNNHHAHPVSARHGLAWYEIDLNYYGIKTLQALGLAWDVKVAKVRRAAHADPQEAPDAVNITAAEIAAAD, encoded by the coding sequence ATGTTGGACGTACGGACCCTCTACGGCCGCAAGAACTCCGACGGCATCACCTGGACGACCGTCATCGCAATGACGGCGTTCCACATCGGTGCAGTGGCGGCGTTCTTCTTCGTCGACACAGGCGCGATCCTTGCGGCAGCGTTTCTCTGGTGGATGTCGGGCATGCTCGGCATTGGGATGGGCTATCACCGGCTCCTGACGCACCGCGGGTACAAAACCCCGAAATGGGTTGAGCACTTCCTGACGCTGTGCGGGACGCTCGCGCTGGAAGGGGGGCCCATCTTCTGGGTCGCCACGCATCGCATTCACCATCAGTATTCCGACAAGGAGGGCGACCCGCACTCACCGCGTGAGGGCACCTACTGGGCGCACATGGGCTGGATCTTCTCCGGCCAGGCCATGCATCACGACACGAAGATCCTGAGCCGCTACACGCCAGACCTCAGTAAGGACCCGGTCCACCTCTGGCTCACGAAATGGCACTGGGTGCCGCAAGTCGTCGTTGGGCTGGCGCTGCTGGCGTACGGCGGGTGGACCTATGTCCTCTGGGGCGTCTTCTTTCGCGTGGTTCTCGGCCTCCATGCCACCTGGCTGGTCAATTCAGCGACGCACAAGTGGGGCTCACGGCGTTTCAAGACACGAGACGACTCGACGAACAACTGGTGGGTAGCCCTGCTCACCTTCGGCGAAGGCTGGCACAACAATCACCACGCGCACCCGGTGTCTGCGCGCCACGGCCTCGCCTGGTACGAGATCGACCTCAACTACTACGGCATCAAGACGCTGCAAGCCCTTGGCCTGGCGTGGGATGTCAAGGTGGCCAAGGTGAGACGGGCCGCCCACGCGGACCCGCAGGAAGCGCCCGACGCCGTCAACATCACGGCGGCCGAAATCGCGGCGGCAGATTAG
- a CDS encoding DUF2959 family protein, protein MIRAISAHLGPRGDRRLTWPTRRLRLMPLVFALVACAGCDWMYYGTMRKFGLEKRDILVKRVRAARGAQQEAKEEFRSALEKFQTVLDVDGGSLEDKYNELNDVLERSESRARRVRDRIKAVRDVSADLFREWEKELRQYSDRTLRAQSERELDETRRRADALIAAMSRAEERIDPVLSPLRDRVLFLKHNLNAQAVGALTKELTSMRGNVDALVADLERAIAEADLFIEAMETE, encoded by the coding sequence ATGATCAGAGCCATTTCGGCCCATCTTGGCCCCCGGGGGGATCGCCGATTGACGTGGCCAACGCGGCGGCTGCGCCTGATGCCATTGGTGTTCGCGCTCGTGGCATGTGCCGGGTGCGACTGGATGTACTACGGCACGATGCGAAAGTTCGGCCTCGAGAAGCGCGACATCCTCGTCAAACGGGTCCGCGCGGCGCGGGGCGCGCAGCAAGAGGCGAAGGAGGAGTTCCGCTCGGCGCTCGAGAAGTTCCAGACCGTCCTCGACGTCGACGGAGGGTCGCTCGAAGACAAGTACAACGAGCTCAACGATGTGCTCGAGCGGAGCGAGTCGCGCGCCCGGAGGGTGCGTGATCGCATCAAGGCGGTACGCGACGTGTCAGCGGATCTGTTCCGCGAGTGGGAGAAGGAGCTGCGACAATACTCGGACCGGACGCTGCGTGCGCAGAGCGAGCGCGAGCTGGATGAGACGCGGCGGCGAGCCGATGCGCTGATTGCAGCCATGTCGCGCGCCGAGGAGCGCATCGATCCAGTGCTCAGTCCGCTGCGCGATCGCGTCCTCTTTCTGAAGCACAACCTCAACGCGCAAGCGGTCGGGGCACTCACCAAGGAGCTCACCAGCATGCGCGGCAACGTCGACGCGCTGGTTGCCGACCTGGAGCGCGCGATTGCCGAAGCGGATCTCTTCATCGAGGCGATGGAGACGGAATAG
- the pspF gene encoding phage shock protein operon transcriptional activator: MERERTLPELIGQDPAFLDALTHASTAAGLNRPLLIAGERGSGKELLAERIHFLSPRWDGPLVKVNCAALSDDLLDSELFGHEAGAFTGAQRRHQGRFERAEGGTLFLDEIASASVRVQEKLLRAIEYGEYERVGGETTVTADVRVVAATNVDLPARAATGRFRADLLDRLAFDVIVAPPLRARRADIPLLAEHFAATLAQELAEESPDVRFEGFTPAAIATLCAYDWPGNVRELKNAAERSFYRWISADRTGPVNRVVIDAFDTVYRPAAAVDAAGPSPAATLEPRPPLSSAPGGPFDLRAYLDQAEREWVRRALSANGGSQKRAARYLALTYDQIRGLVRKHGLQSAGRVPRRSAVSA, from the coding sequence ATGGAGCGCGAGCGCACACTGCCGGAGCTGATCGGTCAGGACCCGGCATTTCTCGATGCGCTCACCCATGCGTCTACGGCGGCGGGTCTCAACCGTCCGCTTCTCATTGCCGGCGAGCGCGGGTCGGGCAAAGAGCTCTTGGCGGAGCGGATCCACTTCCTCTCGCCGCGCTGGGACGGCCCACTGGTCAAGGTCAACTGCGCCGCCTTGAGCGACGATCTCCTCGACAGCGAGCTCTTCGGTCACGAGGCGGGCGCGTTCACCGGCGCCCAGCGCCGCCATCAGGGGCGGTTCGAGCGGGCTGAAGGCGGCACGCTGTTTCTGGACGAGATCGCCTCGGCCAGCGTGCGCGTGCAGGAAAAGCTCCTGCGTGCGATCGAATACGGCGAGTACGAGCGCGTCGGCGGCGAGACGACGGTCACCGCGGACGTGCGCGTCGTGGCTGCCACGAACGTCGACCTGCCGGCCCGCGCCGCGACGGGGCGCTTCCGCGCCGACCTGCTGGACCGGCTCGCTTTCGACGTGATCGTCGCGCCTCCCCTGCGCGCCCGCCGAGCAGACATTCCGCTCCTCGCTGAGCACTTCGCCGCGACTCTCGCGCAAGAGCTCGCCGAAGAGAGTCCCGACGTGCGGTTCGAAGGCTTCACGCCCGCCGCGATCGCGACGCTTTGCGCCTACGACTGGCCCGGCAACGTCCGTGAGCTGAAGAACGCCGCAGAGCGCTCGTTCTATCGCTGGATCTCCGCCGACCGCACTGGTCCCGTCAACCGGGTCGTCATTGACGCTTTCGACACGGTGTATCGTCCGGCGGCCGCCGTCGACGCCGCCGGCCCATCGCCCGCAGCGACACTCGAGCCACGGCCGCCGCTGTCGAGCGCGCCAGGCGGTCCCTTCGATCTCCGCGCGTATCTCGATCAGGCCGAACGGGAGTGGGTCCGTCGCGCGCTCTCGGCCAACGGTGGGAGTCAGAAGCGCGCCGCGCGGTACCTTGCGCTCACCTACGACCAGATTCGCGGGCTCGTCCGCAAACATGGTCTTCAATCAGCAGGACGAGTCCCACGGCGATCTGCCGTCTCCGCATGA